A window of Hordeum vulgare subsp. vulgare chromosome 5H, MorexV3_pseudomolecules_assembly, whole genome shotgun sequence genomic DNA:
ACTGAGCACATACTAATATTGGATCATATTATCGCATGCCAGATAGATAGTAGAAACATCTACGTAGATCGGTAGCATGCAATATTGGTAGCATGGCTAAGACAGTAATAAGAAGGAGCGGGATAAGCGACGTATACCCTCTGTTAGGCAAGTTGGCTGTAGAAGCAGCGGCAGCGAAAGCCTCCTCGTCTGCCTTCTGATCAGTAGCGGCCTTCTCGGCAGTTGCACGTTTGGCATCGGTGGACATGGTGACGACGCGGACGTAGAAAATGCAGTGGACGTGGACGAATGACGGCCAGGAGTCGCACATGattgctccccaaaaacctaattgcaACTTACACGTACAGGATCCGGAGAGGTGGGGTTTCAGATGACTGCTCTCCCGTTAATTGTACAGGATCCGATGAACGGGATGGAGTCGCCGATAGTAGCAACAACAAAAGGAATGCCGGGGGCGTTGCGCGTGCAGCAGATGTGATATGCTCTCATAGCATCTAGGGTTGGCTAACGCCTCACATATATATGCGCGTCCGGATGGGGAGACGTGAGCTCTACTGACGTCCAAGTCGgcaacagcccacgatccgacgtctcagatCGTGGCGCGTCCATTACGgactctccgttcctgaccggcgaaACTAAGCACATAGGTATGAGTTCGGCTCAATCCCGCATCCGCGGTGCGGCGCCACGCGTTGTGACGAGCcgtgacgaggcgggcggcggaggaatgCGTGAGGGTCACTTCTCTTCTCAAGctacaatagcatgtggaagagaatcCCTTATAACAAGGTCCAACTCCTCTCCAACATCCGGGGCGGTACTAAACTTTTCACTACCTCTAGTgtcagagcatctacagccggacccctCAAATGACCCATCATACGTCCGCAGACGTGCCCGATCACGGACCGTACaggagagagaaggaaaaaaaagatCCAACCGGACCCCTCATATCGTCCCTATATGCCCGGGCTGTCCGtgaaccctcatatccatctcaaatatgggaAGGATATGAGGGCTTGCGGACGCATCCGGGCGCGTCCGGTCAGTCCGCCACATAGGACGTGACCCTATCCCGGaccacctttttcttttctttattcatcCTTTTCTTTCTCTCCCTTCCTCTCTaccaatcacgtgcaagtgaccggacatatAAGAAAATGAGGAGTGTGGCTACGTGGACGGATAAATAAGTGACACGTCCGGTCACTGTTCGGGGGCGTCCGCGGACGTTTGAGTGTCCGAATTTGCAAGTCGTGACTGAAGGTGCTTTCATATAACCCACATAGGTTCTTGTAGATTTTTTTAAATTGTTAGATGGTCTCTAGGCCCACCTCATATTTCAACAGTGACATAATCCTACATGATGATGCACTCGAGCACATGTTGGATATGAGGAGGTCCACACGAGGAGTTCCGAACATGAACAAAGATTAGCAAGTTTCAAcctaggacaagttcttctaatGCCAGTTTTACATGCGTGCAGATGGATACATAATTACATACATATATACCTAGATCAATCACATAACATTATGCGATTAATCTGCATATATGCTACCTCGACATGGTAGTCGGCATTGGATTGAAGCCTGATGCATATGAGTTTCATATGCTTGCAGTTGCAGCTGCAGAAAGCAGCACTAGTTGAGTACTATTCTTTTCCAGTCTAGCTGCAATCTGGCACTTACCGTGTCTGAATCTTCCTAATCTGAAGCATGCATCCGTATTACTTGCAGATCCCCATGAATGGGTGAATGGTCGAGCTCATCGGCAAATGGGAAGGCTACACTTGTTGGATCCTGCAGCTAGCATGTCAATCAAATTTGTTATCTCTTGTCAAGTCTCTCTAATCAGTCATAGACCATCAAGAGTGGAATTTATGTTTAATTAAGCTCACTGGTAGCTTAGCTAGCTTGCAACTAGAGAGAATATTTAATCATACGTAAGCGAGTGACACATACCCTTGCTCGACGATCAACATTTTAGATAAACAATATGCAGGGATAAAGGAGAATATTTGAGACGAAAGATCGCACCGAATAATTTATTTGCATGGAAAAGACAGCTGGGTTTTAAATTTTTGAAGGATCAGTATGAATAGAATAGTTGAACAACATGATATGTGTTGAGATCTTGCACAATTAGTGTGTAAAGCTTTATGAACGATCCATTAGTATTCAAATGGCCAGCATGTTTGCTCAATTTGCAGAAAGGAGATATATATGGAGAGAAAAAGGTAGGTACTGTTCATGTAGCTAGCTCACATAGATCTAGCCCATCATCCAAAGCACTGAAGCTTCCCAGTACTTGCAAATTCAACTACTAAATTTGCATGACAGCAGACATCTCCAGCTACATGCATGACCTAGAAAGGCATTGGTGGAAAATTAATAATCTACACCATGCATACGCCATtccatgcatgcattataaaagaAAATTCAACCTCATCTCTCTCGCCTCTATGCACAAGCACTAAGGCTAGTAACATTATTTATTTTGCTCTTTATCCCTATGTGTACCTAAGGTTACCTACTCATATGCATGAGACTGCCTAACTATATACTAGTTTTAACTTTGGTAAGGTAGAGAGAGAGGGAATTCTTCACCACCACTACGGCAAGACCAAGATGAGGCCAAGACTAGTAAGACCAACTTTTACTGATTGATCCCTTTCATCAATATTGACATAAAGTTGCACCTGCAGCCATACATGCACCTGAACACCCCAATACACAAGTGTTGCACATTTTGATAACCTCCAGCCAGCTCCAATCCACTGTTTTGTTTGGTTGCTGATGAACCAGTTGTCAAGAAGTGCAAGCCTTCCAAACAGTAGAGACATACAGTAACCGTCCATGATGCAGTCCACATCAGCTCCTAGGGTTTCCAACTTCCCTCATGCATGAAACGACCCATGCATTTCTCTCATCATCTCTCACTCCAGCTGACCACCTAAGGTACTAACCAAGCCAAGCTAGGCCGGCCACACCCATCCACCTCACATTCTTGCAAGCTAAGGAACTCTCTCTCATCTCTCTAAGGATCCCTTCCATATGTTTCATATCCCACATATGTATAATGCAAGCACACACCACCACTAAGacaaaatataaataaagaaagaACAAGGCTAGCTACCACCCTTGCCCTCCTTTTTATTCCACTCGCTTTCATTCCCCCCTGTCCCTCTCTTTCCCTTtcttccatctcctcctccctcccccagCCCTCGGCTCCCTGTGagaaaagaggagaggagaggagagctcCATTCTTGTGTGCAGAGAGAGCAGAGAGATCTATTGGCCCAGCTGCTAGTGGGTGGTGTTATTCTCCATCGATCCACCTTTAGCCCTCGCCATCCACCCTTGCTTGCACGATCCCCTCCCGGCCCTAAAGCACCTATATACCCCGCGCCTCTCTCCCGGCCCTCTCTCGCAAAGAAGCAAGGAGGAACAAACAAACCGAAAAGGAAGAAGCAGCCCCTCCAAGTAGGAAAAAGATCAAAAGAAACCAAATTCTataccacaccaccaccaccatggtcTTTTCTTCGGTTCCCCTCTACCATGATCCACCCAATTGGAACCAGAACCAcagccagcagcagcagcagcagcagcagcaggtgaattgctttttctctcttatagaTAGATGGATGGCTTCTTTGTGAAAAAAGGGCAAAAAACCAGCTGGGGAAATGGAGAGGAGATATTCCTCTGCGCTCTTTTGCGAATTAAATCCCCTTCttgaatattcacactcccatggCCTTTTAGTTGCAACTTTGCTAGTATTTGTGATTGTGATTAGTTTCCCTGCTTTGATTCTCTTGCTTTCCGTTTGTGTTTTGATTGTAAACCATGGTGcttccagcagcagcagcagcagcagctgagCCACCATGCTGGCCAGATGTTTGCAAgcgggggcggcgggggcggggTGGAGAtgcaccaccaccagcaacagcaacatcagcagtaccaacagcagcagcagcaccaccaccagctGCGGCCGCCGATGCCGCCGCCCGGGGCGATGATGGCTCCGCGGCCGGACGGCATGGGTAGTGCGGTTGCTTTGAGCGgcgcaggtggtggtggtggtggtggtgccggcGGAGGTCCGACTGGCGGCGCGGTGGTGCGGCCAGGGTCGATGACGGACCGAGCGCGGATGGCCAAGATCCCGCAGCCGGAGCCGGGGCTCAAGTGCCCGCGCTGCGAGTCCACCAACACCAAGTTCTGCTACTTCAACAACTACTCCCTCACGCAGCCCCGCCACTTCTGCAAGACCTGCCGCCGCTACTGGACCCGCGGCGGCACGCTCCGCAACGTCCCCGTCGGTGGCGGCTGCCGCCGCAACAAGCGCACCAAGTCCTCCAAGTCCTCGTCCTCCGCCGCGTCGGCTTCCGGTGGCGGGACGTCGTCGTCCACAACATCGTCCACTACCACCGCCGGGggtggcaacggcaacggcagcaGCGCGGCCGCGGCGGCCGGGGTCATGATGTCGTCTcagggccaggggcacgggcagatgCCATTCTTTGGCTCGTTGCACCCGTTGGGCGCCGGCAACGGGGATCACTATGGCACTGGTGCGTCGAGGCTAGGGTTTCCCGGGCTGGATCCGGTGGACTACCAGCTCGGCGCAGGCGGTGCCGCGGCCGCCGCCATGGGGCTGGAGCCGTGGCGGCTGCCGCAGATGCAGCAGTTCCCATTCTTCGGCCGCGCCGACGGCatgcatcagcagcagcagcaaatggCTGGCCTATACCCGTTCGACACCGCTGACGCGTCCGGCTTCGCCGGAGAGATGATGGGCGTCGTCGGCGGATCCAAGCAGCAGGTGCCCGGATCGGCAGGGTTGATCACGCAGCTCGCGTCGGTGAAGATGGAAGACAACCCGCCGTCCAACAACGCTATGGCAGGCGCCGCCTCGGCCAGGGAGTTCCTCGGCCTCCCCGGCAACATCCAATTCTGGGGCGGCGGTAACAATGGCGCAGGCAGCAACGACAATGGAGGAAGTCACAGCAGCGGCACCGTCGCTCCAGGAGGcgccgccggaggaggcggctggGTGGATCATCTTCCCGGGTTCAACTCGTCATCGTCGGGCAACCTGCTGTGACTGGGAGGCCGACCGGCCGGTCACCATGgccgcgtgcatgcatgcatggtggaATGGAGTTGATCGATCTCTCTGCAAAAAGGTAGCCCTATATATACAAGCTCCGAATTGAAGCTTAATTTTAGCCATGGCTTCCGATCGatcgagaaagagaaaagaaacaaTGGGGTTGTGGTGGCGCATGCAAGATCATTgccgatcgatcgatcgatcgaaaTTAGTTTTATTCTACTGTCGAGTGAGTCCTAGCTATATCCCCATGCATGCTGTTCTTGTACCGTCTTAATTAGGTTCTTTCTTGGTAGTCCTATTGTTTAAGGTGGTGGGTTTTCTATATTATTGGATCTCCTTAATTCTCCGTTGTCATTGTAATGCACGTTAATTGGTACCAAGTTTACTAGTAGCTTGGGGCAATTAATGTGTTCGTGGTGGAAGGTTATATACTTATATAAATATATCTATGAGCTAGAATGTTTATGTGTAGATCGAGTTGGTTATATATTGGTGCAATTTTCATACACCATATATGTGAGTAGCTTGGAATGTTTCTACTCACTTATTTTTTATGTTCTTTGTCTATACGTTTGTGATTGTTTTAGTCCATAAGGAATGCATATGGTTGCAATTTCAATCAAGGTTTATATCATGAGGTCCATGTCTTTCATCCTTCGattggaaaaaaaaaatcaatatgaTGAATTTAACTTACCATTTTGTTAGCATATAATAGTTTGCAAGTATTCCCTAGAAATTCAGTTTATATGTGCTCATTTACCAAATCTAGTCTTGTTCTTGGTAATTGAATTCTCTTATAAGGGCATGTATAGATGGATAGACAGGTGCACCCTATTGCTAAAACAGATTATTTACTAGGCTTGTAACCAAGCTATCTTCTGTTAAGTGTTAACCATCTTCTTTTATAGTTGCATATAGACATGTGTATATTTGCATGCATGAAACAATCTATACACATTGCAAGCACTGAATACAAGAACATTAGCCATCTAGGTTGATGTGGAGGGAAAGCATGCAAAGTAACTTCTGAAAGCTAGCTGCTAGAGTGGCAGCATTCCTAGCTAAATAGCCACACAATGATTGCAAATGCAAATACTTTCCTCTATATTTTAGCTAATTAAGGCAAAAGAGTGAATCATGTGTAAATCCCCGGAAGCTCTAGCTGGTTCCATTTCTCTTCTTTTGAGAGAGAGCATCACACTCACATACACATTGTTTTGATATAGTATATGCAGCAATAGTGCCAGTGATCATGATCAGTAGTAGAACTGAAGTAGTGTACTAGTACGAGTAATAGGAATAGtgacccatgcatgcatgcatggtcctGATCTGCTCTCAGAGAAATGGTGTAGGTTCCTAGGTTTCCAAGCACTAATCTCCATTCAAGGCCTTTCTCCTGCCAATGTAATCATGCCATGTCCCCACAGTGCAGGCAGAGAAAGACATGAGTGAAGCTAGCAAGCGGCCAGTGATATATAGTGCAGCAGAGGGGCGGGGTGCATGGCTAGCAAGCAATCTCCTTAGTTGTGCTCAAAGAATCTGTTTGTTACGTTTCTTTTGCCGTCTTTAACTTTAGCTGGCTTCGTCGGTTTCGAGGAAGCAACTTTACATGTCTAGATGTTTGAAGCCAACCATTGACTGCCACATGAAAGTGTACGCGCGCATACCTGCTGAAACTGCATGCAGGTTTCATCTTTGGTGCACTTTTGAACTGTCTGCTCCGCTCTAGCATAACTCAATTTTATATATTCTCTTTTTTATTGAGAGACCAATTTTATATATTCTCCACCATCATAGATTCATAGGTACTTGATTTATGCAGCACTCCAAAATGCTTGAAATGCTAGGTTTGTCCTAGGTCAAACCTCTTTAACTTCAAGTGTGACCATGTATATAGAAAATATATTAACATGTACAACATCAAACATATATAGCATGCAAATAGATTTTATGATGAATCAATTGAAACTAATTTGGTGTTGTAGATGATCGTATATATTTTCAGTCAGCTTGGTCAAGCTTAAAAGTGTTCGAGTTAGGACAAACCTAGAACTTCAAGTATTTTGGTACAAAGGGAGGAGTAAGTAGTTGTATTATATTTGTCTCGTTGTTGAACATACAACCTGTATATCTCTCCCATGCACAATGCAACTTCTTTTAGACTTTTCAACCATAATGCAACTCCTAAATTTCCAATGATTTTTTCTTATGTTTCTCCTAATTAGAAATTCATTATTTTCATACGTAACAGGGTTTATTTAGAACTcaataaattattatttttgcgGGAATAAATAGCAAACATTATTCTTGAAAAAGGGAAatgtagaaataaaataaaaaggtgtAACATTGACATTTTACCAATGCCTTAATTCTCATGCCCAACTCTAAAACGGCATAGTATTTTGAATCGGAGCGAGTACATATTACCAAAGGTTATAAAAGAAATTATGGTATGTCCACAAGTAGATAAAACGTAGTATTCCAAAAGAAGATACCATTGAGGTTCTTTTCAAAATTGTGTACCATGGCTGTACTTTTTTTTAATGTAACTAAGAGACTAGAAAAACTATGAGGTACATGCAATATTAAACTCTCTAGTTGCAAATGAAATAATATACTAGAAGCATTTTTTCCCACTAAATTTTAGTCTACTTCCATATATGTGTGTATGCTATTTCCTAATGGCTGAAAACTCCATTTTAAACATGCTAAGTATGCTTTGTAACTTCAATACAATAGCGGAATTACTGAAAAATGCTTCGAATGAGGAGTTCAAAATACTATGAGTCAACCGATGGGAAACATTAAAATGGTCTTTTCAAGTAGTGACTCTAAGTGGAGACTAAATTCACTTGTAAATCAAGTTCATATGTATACATTAGATTTAATTTTATATTTGGCCCACTAGTTCATTATCTCCCTACTTAATCCCCTTACTGTTGGATCTCTTCTTCATTAGTGCCATCCTTTTCCTTCTTCGGTGATTCGGTGATCATCATCACTGTTTAAATACACCGATCATCAAGTGTCCTTCACGATTTTTCATGAACCAGAGTCCTCTTTCGTCTCTCCTTATTTTAAGTTGGTTCCTAAAGCATCGCTGCTAGAGACAGCAACATCGGAGAAGTGCAAACATGGCTAAGAAGAGAAAAATGAGATCATCACGATAGATATGGATGAGGGCGGGGTCTCATTGGCACCACTAGCAAGTGGTGGGTGGCGAAATGCGTAGGAAGGCGACAACGCCATTATCATATCGAAGGAAACGACATATAAAGGGGAAAAAGAAAAGTAGCCACGGTGAAATCTACTTTGTAAAGCATGGACGTAAGCCTTACCGAAATCTGGAAAGGCAGGGAGTACAGTGTTAAGATAATCGTGCATATATGCAAATGTATGATGTCAGAATTTTCTTAGCGAAATCATGTAGGATGATAGCTGGcccgtgagagagagagacatatcgAGAGAAATTGGCATTTCCATGGATATAGGAGAAGATCACCACAAGAGATATCTTCCCTTATGCTTAATTTATGGTTTCTGAAACTTATTGTGTGGTACTTCTTTTACAAACATGATCATCATGTACATTTTGAACATAGCATTAAACGCTTAGTTACATGATTTCCAGTTAGCCTACAACTTCGTACTAAACCAAcgacaagtaatatggatcgAAGGGAGTAGTACTTCCTATAAATGAAGGATAATTTATGTAGTTTGTCATGTTTTTGTTATTTCTCGAGATATTTTGGACAGTACTAGATGAGACATTATCTTCACTGCCACTATAGTACTTGCATAAGATTAACTACAAACGACCCCTCATACGCCCGCGAACGAGTCCGGTCAGTGACCggacaggagagagaagaagaaaaatgaccCAACCGGACCCCTCATATCATCCTTATACGTCCGGGCTGTCCGcaaaccctcatatccatctcaaatatggaAAGGATATGAGGGCTCGCGAACGCGTCCAGACGCGTCCAATCAGTCTGCCATGTAGGATGACATTCAGaccatattttctttttctttattcattttttttctctctttcttctttttcatcaatcacgtgcaagtgatcGGACATATGAGGAAGAAAATAAGGTATGTGGCTGCGTGAATAAACAAGGGATACACCCGTTCATTGACCGGACGCGTCCGCGGACGTTTAAAAAGTCATATTTGCTATGTCCGGCTGTGGATGCTCTAAATATATCAATCAATTGGCTCTTGTATTTAGTGCATATACACACCATTTAGTTATACTACATGCATCTACCGGCGGACGGCCAACAACCAACATGCTCGCAAATAGCCGTTTTCATGCTCAAATAGTTAGCTATTTTAGGGGATCGCACGATTAATCATGGCAGAGTCCGGGACTCTGGGACAGTAGCAAATACTAGGTTGATCGGTCATATACCTGTTACGTTAGTCAGCGAAGGTAAATAACGGAGTATAACCTAGCTATGCTGTCGCCGTGGTGAATATATGGAAGCTcagccccacacacacacacacacacagtctCTCTCTTACCACCGTGCGTGTGTGTGTCTCGTTGTTTAGCTGTCGCTGTCTGAGGGAATCTGGGTTTTCGTCTGCTTTCGCGAAGCCCAATGCAGTCCACCCCCTCTTGGCGAGGGAATAAAGGAACCTGACCTCACCTTGACCCCATATGTTTATATGTTTGGATTTCACGTCATCCAGGTCATCTTTTCATTAAGACGCACAAATCAATCAACATGGTCCTGTTCACCACTGACCAAACTAACTAAATGTTCCCTCCGTTCTATAATATAAAAAGCGTTTTTACACTGTCaaaaacgcttttatattatAATGAGCTGTCAAAAACACtcttatctttacctaataataatctttacctaataataaagaggttatcgcttccgtcggaaaacccaccgaggtgattttacaaaaaagcccttactatttatgacattaaactcgt
This region includes:
- the LOC123399244 gene encoding dof zinc finger protein DOF2.4 isoform X3 translates to MVFSSVPLYHDPPNWNQNHSQQQQQQQQQQQQQLSHHAGQMFASGGGGGGVEMHHHQQQQHQQYQQQQQHHHQLRPPMPPPGAMMAPRPDGMGSAVALSGAGGGGGGGAGGGPTGGAVVRPGSMTDRARMAKIPQPEPGLKCPRCESTNTKFCYFNNYSLTQPRHFCKTCRRYWTRGGTLRNVPVGGGCRRNKRTKSSKSSSSAASASGGGTSSSTTSSTTTAGGGNGNGSSAAAAAGVMMSSQGQGHGQMPFFGSLHPLGAGNGDHYGTGASRLGFPGLDPVDYQLGAGGAAAAAMGLEPWRLPQMQQFPFFGRADGMHQQQQQMAGLYPFDTADASGFAGEMMGVVGGSKQQVPGSAGLITQLASVKMEDNPPSNNAMAGAASAREFLGLPGNIQFWGGGNNGAGSNDNGGSHSSGTVAPGGAAGGGGWVDHLPGFNSSSSGNLL
- the LOC123399244 gene encoding dof zinc finger protein DOF2.4 isoform X2, whose protein sequence is MVFSSVPLYHDPPNWNQNHSQQQQQQQQQQQQQQLSHHAGQMFASGGGGGGVEMHHHQQQQHQQYQQQQQHHHQLRPPMPPPGAMMAPRPDGMGSAVALSGAGGGGGGGAGGGPTGGAVVRPGSMTDRARMAKIPQPEPGLKCPRCESTNTKFCYFNNYSLTQPRHFCKTCRRYWTRGGTLRNVPVGGGCRRNKRTKSSKSSSSAASASGGGTSSSTTSSTTTAGGGNGNGSSAAAAAGVMMSSQGQGHGQMPFFGSLHPLGAGNGDHYGTGASRLGFPGLDPVDYQLGAGGAAAAAMGLEPWRLPQMQQFPFFGRADGMHQQQQQMAGLYPFDTADASGFAGEMMGVVGGSKQQVPGSAGLITQLASVKMEDNPPSNNAMAGAASAREFLGLPGNIQFWGGGNNGAGSNDNGGSHSSGTVAPGGAAGGGGWVDHLPGFNSSSSGNLL
- the LOC123399244 gene encoding dof zinc finger protein DOF2.4 isoform X1, whose product is MVFSSVPLYHDPPNWNQNHSQQQQQQQQQQQQQQQLSHHAGQMFASGGGGGGVEMHHHQQQQHQQYQQQQQHHHQLRPPMPPPGAMMAPRPDGMGSAVALSGAGGGGGGGAGGGPTGGAVVRPGSMTDRARMAKIPQPEPGLKCPRCESTNTKFCYFNNYSLTQPRHFCKTCRRYWTRGGTLRNVPVGGGCRRNKRTKSSKSSSSAASASGGGTSSSTTSSTTTAGGGNGNGSSAAAAAGVMMSSQGQGHGQMPFFGSLHPLGAGNGDHYGTGASRLGFPGLDPVDYQLGAGGAAAAAMGLEPWRLPQMQQFPFFGRADGMHQQQQQMAGLYPFDTADASGFAGEMMGVVGGSKQQVPGSAGLITQLASVKMEDNPPSNNAMAGAASAREFLGLPGNIQFWGGGNNGAGSNDNGGSHSSGTVAPGGAAGGGGWVDHLPGFNSSSSGNLL